A DNA window from Hydrogenophaga taeniospiralis contains the following coding sequences:
- a CDS encoding putative signal transducing protein, producing MHGDSPYDPAEGDWQTLATFFSPTEAYLLRGCLQSAGVPAVVADAHLVQAHTLLAGAIQVRVLVPAHRFAEAEAVVAAYQRGDFSLPDDSLPPE from the coding sequence ATGCACGGCGACAGCCCCTACGACCCGGCCGAAGGCGACTGGCAGACGCTGGCCACCTTCTTCAGCCCGACCGAGGCCTACCTGCTGCGCGGCTGCCTGCAGTCGGCCGGGGTGCCCGCAGTGGTGGCCGACGCGCACCTGGTGCAGGCCCACACCCTGCTGGCCGGCGCGATCCAGGTGCGTGTGCTGGTGCCCGCGCACCGCTTCGCCGAGGCCGAGGCGGTGGTCGCGGCCTACCAGCGCGGCGACTTCAGCCTGCCCGACGACTCCTTGCCCCCCGAGTGA